One window from the genome of Helicoverpa zea isolate HzStark_Cry1AcR chromosome 6, ilHelZeax1.1, whole genome shotgun sequence encodes:
- the LOC124631204 gene encoding DNA-directed RNA polymerase III subunit RPC9-like isoform X1, with product METIKANAAFLCNFEVMQILQQLKDSTQKKHKREGSLATVTYETVHYLQDTDCKKQTAQSIQSFLEAMKKFKLTKTEKLMMVNTPPRTELEIQLIVQESEERLSEDEVRQIIELVNEFLPPNDSI from the exons ATGGAGAC AATTAAAGCGAATGCAGCATTCCTGTGTAATTTCGAAGTGATGCAAATATTACAGCAACTTAAAGATAGTACACAGAAGAAACACAAACGAGAAGGATCATTAGCCACTGTCACATACGAG acaGTACACTACCTTCAAGACACAGACTGTAAGAAACAGACTGCACAGTCTATACAGAGCTTTCTAGAAGCCATGAAGAAGTTCAAATTGACAAAGACTGAGAAACTGATGATGGTCAACACGCCACCGAGAACAGAGCTGGAGATTCAGTTG ATTGTTCAAGAAAGCGAGGAGCGTCTATCAGAAGATGAAGTCCGTCAAATTATCGAGCTAGTCAATGAGTTCCTGCCACCGAATGATAGCATTTGA
- the LOC124631203 gene encoding glutamine synthetase 1, mitochondrial-like yields MIRRIRSKFILERNVNKVVSITPSVIKRHNFSQETFSTGLHRIKTPMNAYYNHFTSLKLPDNKIFATYVWIDGSGITLRSKDRVLNEVPTDLSMVPKWNFDGSSTGQAHTDNSDTVLLPVAIYSDPLRQCPHVIVLCETYYSDGSPTPTNHRATCAETLSKISDQEPWFGIEQEYTLFDSDLWPLGWPKVRGYPVTKAKYSYCGVGEHVAGRDLVECHARACVYSGMDFCGSNAEVMMGSWEYQVGTTAGIKAADDLWVGRYLLTTIAEMFGIIVSFHPKPMGMNQPGIGCHHNFSTKKMRDDGGLEEIERVCDVLCQKHESYMKHYGLGDSQENRKRLTGKFETASYENFRWGVADRGASIRLQRSVQEEKKGFLEDRRPAGDCDPYRVCALLAEACI; encoded by the coding sequence ATGATACGGCGCATAAGGTCAAAATTTATTTTGGAGCGTAATGTTAATAAAGTGGTTTCGATAACTCCGAGCGTTATCAAAAGACACAATTTCAGCCAAGAAACGTTCTCGACTGGtttgcataggattaaaacacCAATGAATGCATACTATAACCATTTCACAAGTTTGAAATTACCAGATAATAAGATATTTGCCACATATGTTTGGATAGACGGCAGTGGTATTACTTTACGTAGCAAGGATCGTGTATTGAATGAAGTACCGACTGATTTAAGCATGGTCCCGAAATGGAACTTTGATGGAAGTTCAACAGGCCAAGCTCATACTGACAACTCAGATACTGTATTACTACCAGTCGCTATATATTCAGACCCCCTTCGGCAATGCCCTCACGTTATTGTACTATGTGAAACTTATTATAGCGATGGAAGCCCTACTCCTACAAATCATAGAGCTACTTGTGCAGAAACTCTTAGCAAAATCTCAGATCAAGAGCCTTGGTTTGGGATAGAACAAGAATATACGTTATTTGATTCTGATCTATGGCCTTTGGGATGGCCTAAAGTTCGTGGATATCCCGTTACGAAAGCCAAGTACTCTTACTGCGGTGTGGGTGAACATGTCGCAGGAAGAGATTTGGTAGAATGTCACGCTAGGGCTTGCGTGTATTCTGGTATGGATTTCTGTGGTTCAAATGCAGAAGTCATGATGGGATCTTGGGAATACCAAGTAGGAACAACGGCGGGGATAAAAGCTGCCGATGATTTATGGGTCGGACGATATTTGCTAACAACGATTGCCGAAATGTTTGGAATTATAGTAAGCTTTCACCCGAAACCTATGGGAATGAATCAGCCTGGCATTGGCTGCCATCATAACTTTAGTACAAAGAAAATGCGAGATGACGGAGGCTTAGAAGAAATTGAAAGAGTTTGTGATGTATTGTGTCAGAAACATGAAAGTTACATGAAACATTACGGACTTGGAGACAGTCAAGAAAATCGAAAAAGACTGACTGGAAAATTCGAAACTGCTTCATATGAAAATTTCCGATGGGGTGTTGCTGATCGAGGTGCTTCCATTAGATTACAAAGAAGTGTTCAGGAAGAGAAGAAAGGCTTTTTAGAAGATCGGCGACCTGCTGGTGACTGTGACCCGTACAGGGTGTGCGCTCTTCTAGCTGAGGCGTGTATTTGA
- the LOC124630932 gene encoding uncharacterized protein LOC124630932, which translates to MSRLILHRAVGSPPARSVMMLSEILGLKMEYNDVKILQNEQKSPEFKKLNPMGTVPVLQDGDFVLSESHAIMKYLLSKYGGDKSESLYPSDLRTRAIVDQCMFFNAGVFFKALGNAAMSAFTGLEKPTAQHIADIESSFSVVDAYLQRRPYIAADRLTLADLAAGATATSIQVFRKVDADKFPRCADWLSRLGEEQVFKTVMAPGAEYFHKLMHAIWEKNKKKSQKSLTMAPLLYKLDASPPACAVRMVADIIGLTLDFKDPDIQKMEHKSPEYLMLNPQGTIPVLVDGDFILSDSHAIMIYLLSKYGGEKSESLYPSDPRTRAIVNQVMFFDTGIFFVRIKVVALPTIMEGMKAATEKHLRDLEEAYGMLEAYLSRNKYVAADHITIADLSVAGTLGAAQAILPLNADKFPKTAKWYASMQEETFFKNIATPGIAKFNAAMQYYWKKNNAQ; encoded by the exons ATGTCCCGTCTAATCCTACACCGTGCCGTGGGCAGCCCACCCGCCCGGTCTGTGATGATGCTCAGCGAAATCCTGGGCCTGAAGATGGAGTACAATGATGTCAAGATACTGCAGAATGAACAGAAGTCTCCTGAGTTTAAGAAG ttaaatccTATGGGAACAGTACCGGTGCTACAAGACGGTGACTTCGTTTTGTCTGAAAG TCACGCCATAATGAAGTATCTGCTATCTAAGTACGGCGGCGACAAGAGCGAGTCGCTGTACCCGAGCGACCTGCGCACGCGCGCTATAGTGGACCAGTGCATGTTCTTCAACGCCGGAGTTTTCTTCAAGGCGCTTGGAAATGCTGCT ATGTCAGCATTCACCGGCCTAGAGAAGCCGACAGCGCAACACATAGCCGACATAGAATCTTCGTTCTCTGTAGTGGACGCGTACCTGCAGAGAAGACCGTACATTGCGGCCGATCGGCTGACGTTGGCTGATCTTGCGGCCGGAGCCACGGCTACTAGCATACAGGTGTTCCGTAAAGTGGATGCTGATAA ATTCCCTCGTTGCGCCGACTGGTTATCACGTTTGGGAGAGGAACAAGTCTTCAAAACTGTCATGGCGCCGGGAGCAGAATATTTCCACAAATTAATGCACGCTATATGGGAGAAAAATAAGAAGAAAAGtcaaaaat CATTAACAATGGCGCCTTTACTCTACAAGTTGGACGCGAGTCCCCCGGCTTGTGCTGTGCGTATGGTGGCCGACATCATCGGACTGACGCTCGACTTCAAGGACCCGGACATACAGAAGATGGAACACAAGTCTCCTGAATATTTGATg TTGAACCCTCAGGGCACTATTCCTGTTCTTGTGGATGGAGACTTTATTCTGTCTGACAG CCACGCGATTATGATCTACTTGCTATCTAAGTACGGTGGAGAGAAGAGTGAGTCGCTGTACCCGAGCGACCCGCGTACTCGAGCTATAGTGAATCAAGTCATGTTCTTCGATACTGGCATCTTCTTCGTCAGGATTAAAGTTGTTGCT CTCCCCACAATAATGGAAGGTATGAAAGCCGCAACAGAGAAGCACCTCCGAGACTTAGAAGAGGCTTACGGCATGTTGGAGGCCTATCTATCTCGCAACAAGTATGTGGCGGCCGACCATATTACTATTGCTGATTTGTCTGTGGCGGGAACTCTTGGAGCTGCACAGGCCATTCTGCCTTTGAATGCGGATAA GTTCCCTAAGACTGCAAAATGGTACGCCTCTATGCAGGAGGAGACTTTCTTCAAAAATATCGCTACACCCGGTATAGCGAAGTTCAACGCAGCCATGCAATACTACTGGAAGAAAAATAATgctcaataa
- the LOC124631321 gene encoding dynein axonemal intermediate chain 4, which translates to MIAPAANPSSHSMLSQTTKNVKLAPQALSKRLVYRVMVNGEDLTPEDINDPAFSTMEETSTHAAYVYKCYSKSETGLRSKSMTCGWTVYATTINLDDIKIDHTLDTEEGLVSENAELSKAPSAYIFSKMSELSSYPSEITITLKETETIFLFSIPSICCDKDTSEGKAVEEENVRYEYITTGKGKNRKKLCQSTQTKETITQTRHTLAMRPQKKNALVFASVWDMYDTYAKIAVTQEEHEERDEMVMYQSAAPHLLRQKKKKVQEVDTTPGKTFLEISQIPQYLDAVLLTDRVLASLKYGTSQKRFRGLISMDPLSLDLVYVYTLRALWTYECEETYNKPISSIAFNPKYPHICAISHGKFAYADECQGMVSVWCFKNPCKPERLYTFDVSVTSVSFSTKNPSWLACGFSNGDVIIIDIQSYTKKIIASSKRDTNPCFEPIWVVTWRYLENDNEYVMITCQDGRIRKLHTTKTYKFVSAPMMRISAVEGNVRGLVTTKTCLKVDVPITRYPAVLCMIWHPTIDHCYLVGTDEGCIHKCSTHYLNQHMDVFRAHEGPVNDICMSPFMNELLASCGADNAIRLWLEGLEDSIMTLNCQSAVTGITFCPINATILISASGQALSVWDLRRKIHMPCAEYTFPGNVTLTYVQFEASGHNVFVGDTLGRLHTFHLEDTPIPPYNQTKMLDEAIRKALCTRPHMIKQLDKLMRSKELKSKSDK; encoded by the coding sequence ATGATTGCTCCAGCAGCAAATCCTTCATCTCACAGCATGCTCTCCCAAACTACAAAGAATGTGAAGCTCGCTCCACAAGCGTTGTCCAAGCGGCTGGTGTACCGAGTGATGGTCAACGGCGAGGATCTCACCCCGGAAGATATCAACGACCCAGCGTTCTCCACCATGGAAGAAACGTCCACACACGCTGCGTATGTATACAAATGTTATTCCAAAAGCGAAACAGGTCTTCGATCAAAATCCATGACATGCGGCTGGACGGTTTATGCCACCACTATCAACCTTGACGACATAAAAATCGATCACACACTCGACACTGAGGAGGGATTAGTGTCTGAGAACGCCGAGCTCTCTAAAGCGCCATCcgcatatattttttctaaaatgaGCGAGCTATCGTCCTATCCGTCAGAAATAACCATCACACTTAAGGAAACTGAAACCATTTTCTTATTTTCGATACCGAGTATATGTTGCGACAAAGATACTTCCGAAGGGAAAGCAGTTGAAGAAGAAAATGTACGTTATGAGTACATTACGACTGGAAAAGGGAAAAACAGAAAAAAGCTTTGTCAATCAACTCAAACAAAAGAAACTATTACGCAGACCAGACATACTCTTGCTATGAGACCGCAAAAGAAGAACGCATTAGTATTTGCCTCCGTGTGGGACATGTACGATACTTATGCGAAAATTGCCGTTACCCAGGAAGAGCACGAAGAAAGGGATGAGATGGTGATGTACCAATCCGCTGCACCTCACTTGTTACggcagaaaaagaaaaaagttcaAGAAGTCGATACAACGCCAGGGAAAACTTTCCTGGAAATTTCACAGATTCCGCAATATTTAGATGCGGTGCTGCTGACAGATCGAGTATTGGCATCCTTAAAATATGGAACTTCTCAGAAAAGATTTCGAGGACTCATCAGTATGGATCCACTGTCATTAGACTTAGTATATGTTTACACACTTCGCGCTTTGTGGACTTACGAATGCGAGGAAACCTATAACAAACCTATTTCGAGCATAGCTTTTAATCCTAAGTATCCGCACATATGCGCAATATCTCATGGAAAGTTTGCTTACGCCGATGAATGTCAAGGAATGGTCAGTGTTTGGTGTTTCAAGAATCCATGCAAGCCCGAAAGACTTTACACTTTCGATGTGTCGGTCACCTCCGTAAGTTTCTCTACAAAGAATCCTAGCTGGCTAGCTTGTGGGTTCAGTAACGGTGATGTGATAATAATAGATATTCAGTcgtacacaaaaaaaatcataGCTAGCAGCAAACGTGACACAAACCCTTGTTTCGAGCCGATTTGGGTAGTAACTTGGCGCTACCTAGAAAATGACAATGAGTACGTAATGATAACATGCCAGGACGGGAGGATCCGTAAACTGCATACCACGAAAACTTACAAATTCGTCAGTGCACCCATGATGCGAATCAGTGCAGTCGAGGGAAATGTGAGGGGTCTAGTAACAACCAAGACATGCTTAAAGGTCGACGTCCCTATCACTCGGTACCCCGCTGTGTTGTGCATGATATGGCATCCGACGATAGATCACTGCTACCTGGTCGGCACTGACGaaggctgcatacacaaatgtTCTACTCACTATCTGAACCAACATATGGACGTGTTTCGTGCTCACGAAGGACCAGTCAACGACATCTGTATGTCACCTTTCATGAATGAATTGTTAGCCTCCTGTGGCGCAGACAATGCGATTCGCCTCTGGCTTGAAGGGTTGGAAGATTCTATAATGACGTTGAATTGTCAAAGCGCAGTGACCGGAATAACTTTTTGTCCTATAAATGCAACGATCCTGATTTCAGCGAGTGGCCAGGCGTTGTCAGTTTGGGATCTTCGACGTAAAATTCATATGCCGTGTGCGGAGTACACGTTCCCTGGTAATGTGACGTTGACGTACGTTCAGTTTGAAGCGTCTGGTCACAACGTGTTCGTGGGAGACACGCTGGGCAGGCTGCACACCTTCCACTTGGAAGACACGCCGATCCCGCCGTACAATCAGACCAAAATGTTAGACGAAGCAATAAGGAAAGCTCTATGCACCAGACCGCATATGATAAAGCAACTTGATAAGCTTATGAGATCCAAGGAACTTAAGTCTAAGTCAGACAAGTAA
- the LOC124631314 gene encoding glutamine synthetase 1, mitochondrial-like, producing MEIFIKKSISLLRPSPRKTFVIHRRPLMAHNINHILSKKVLDRYLRLPLPCNKIIATYIWIDGSGINMRCKDRVLDCVPYSPDAAPCWFFDGCFTGQASKDSTDAMLRPAAVYRDPFRADPHVLILCDVFLGDGKKPAATNHRVFCNELCEIHRDEEPWFGMEQECTMLDVDGWGLGWPKGGGFPAKKYQYSYCGVGAKYIAGRDVMESHAKACLFAGVDFMGSNAEVMNACWEWQIGTTFGIKAADDLWMSRFIMNRVAEDYGVDITYHPKPFGHLHPGVGMHHNFSTKRMRADGGYAFIEECIKKLEKNHKKHMKVYGNDESTNRMRLMGKFDTSAFDKFSWGIANRNASIRLQRGIKKKGKGFMEDRRPGGDSDPYLVCGLLLETCLGRTSGACGKKESKKKC from the coding sequence atggaaatttttatcaaaaaaagtatttcgCTACTTCGACCATCTCCcagaaaaacttttgttataCATAGAAGACCATTGATGGCACATAACATTAATCATATTCTCAGCAAAAAGGTTTTGGATCGTTATTTAAGACTTCCTTTGccatgtaataaaataatagcaaCATACATTTGGATAGACGGTTCCGGCATTAATATGAGGTGCAAGGATCGCGTCCTGGATTGCGTTCCATACAGCCCAGATGCTGCACCATGTTGGTTTTTCGACGGCTGTTTCACGGGTCAAGCCTCGAAGGATAGCACTGATGCGATGCTGCGGCCCGCCGCCGTATACAGGGATCCGTTCCGAGCTGACCCACATGTTCTGATTTTATGTGATGTGTTCCTAGGGGATGGAAAAAAGCCAGCTGCAACAAATCACAGAGTTTTCTGTAATGAATTATGTGAAATACATAGAGACGAGGAACCGTGGTTTGGTATGGAGCAAGAGTGCACCATGTTGGATGTAGATGGATGGGGCTTGGGTTGGCCTAAGGGAGGTGGTTTTCCTGCAAAGAAATATCAGTATTCATATTGTGGTGTAGGAGCAAAATACATAGCAGGAAGGGATGTGATGGAATCCCACGCGAAAGCGTGTCTTTTTGCTGGTGTTGATTTTATGGGTAGTAATGCGGAAGTGATGAACGCTTGTTGGGAGTGGCAGATTGGCACTACGTTCGGTATAAAGGCTGCTGATGATTTGTGGATGTCTCGATTTATAATGAATCGTGTTGCTGAGGATTACGGTGTTGATATTACTTATCATCCTAAACCATTTGGTCATTTACATCCTGGGGTCGGCATGCACCACAACTTTAGCACGAAGAGAATGCGAGCAGACGGCGGGTATGCCTTTATTGAAGAGTGcataaaaaaattagaaaaaaaccaTAAGAAGCACATGAAAGTGTACGGAAATGATGAATCGACTAACAGAATGCGATTAATGGGAAAATTTGATACCTCAGCATTTGATAAATTTTCATGGGGCATCGCTAATCGAAACGCTTCCATCCGTCTTCAAAGAGGTATAAAAAAGAAAGGCAAAGGATTTATGGAGGACAGGCGACCAGGTGGTGACTCTGACCCTTACCTTGTGTGTGGACTATTGTTGGAAACATGTCTAGGGAGGACTAGCGGTGCTTGTGGAAAAaaggaaagtaaaaaaaagtgttGA
- the LOC124631204 gene encoding DNA-directed RNA polymerase III subunit RPC9-like isoform X2 produces MQILQQLKDSTQKKHKREGSLATVTYETVHYLQDTDCKKQTAQSIQSFLEAMKKFKLTKTEKLMMVNTPPRTELEIQLIVQESEERLSEDEVRQIIELVNEFLPPNDSI; encoded by the exons ATGCAAATATTACAGCAACTTAAAGATAGTACACAGAAGAAACACAAACGAGAAGGATCATTAGCCACTGTCACATACGAG acaGTACACTACCTTCAAGACACAGACTGTAAGAAACAGACTGCACAGTCTATACAGAGCTTTCTAGAAGCCATGAAGAAGTTCAAATTGACAAAGACTGAGAAACTGATGATGGTCAACACGCCACCGAGAACAGAGCTGGAGATTCAGTTG ATTGTTCAAGAAAGCGAGGAGCGTCTATCAGAAGATGAAGTCCGTCAAATTATCGAGCTAGTCAATGAGTTCCTGCCACCGAATGATAGCATTTGA